The Candidatus Koribacter versatilis Ellin345 genome has a segment encoding these proteins:
- the gdhA gene encoding NADP-specific glutamate dehydrogenase: MSLSTMIPGAIATPRTYVNEVLALVKAKNPAEKEFHQAVQEVLESLIPALERHPEYISHKILERVTEPERLLMFRVPWFDDKGEIQVNRGFRIEMNSAIGPYKGGLRFHPSVNLGILKFLAFEQVFKNSLTTLPMGGGKGGSDFDPKGKSDNEVMRFCQSFMTELQRHIGPDTDVPAGDIGVGGREIGFLFGQYKRLRNEFTGVLTGKGLNWGGSLIRPEATGYGCVYFAEEMLKTVKQTLEGKVCLVSGSGNVSQYTIEKLLDLGAKPIACSDSNGIIHDPAGIDREKLAYILDLKNTKRGRISDYAEKFKTAKYIPVDPKLDHNPLWDIKADCAFPSATQNEINAKDAKNLIKNGCKVVSEGANMPSTLEATNLFLEAGVLYGPAKAANAGGVATSGLEMAQNSARLAWTREEVDHRLHNIMIAIHKNCFETAEKYGKPGNLVVGANIGGFLKIADSMLDQGLV; this comes from the coding sequence ATGAGCTTGTCAACGATGATTCCCGGCGCCATCGCGACGCCGCGGACCTACGTCAACGAAGTATTGGCACTGGTAAAAGCGAAAAACCCTGCCGAAAAGGAATTCCACCAGGCAGTCCAGGAAGTGTTGGAATCTCTGATCCCCGCACTCGAGCGTCATCCTGAATACATCAGCCACAAGATCCTTGAGCGCGTCACCGAACCCGAGCGCCTCCTCATGTTCCGCGTTCCCTGGTTCGACGACAAGGGCGAGATCCAGGTCAATCGCGGCTTCCGCATTGAGATGAACAGCGCCATCGGCCCCTACAAAGGCGGCTTACGCTTCCATCCTTCGGTGAACCTCGGCATTTTGAAGTTCCTGGCTTTCGAACAGGTATTCAAGAACTCGCTCACCACGCTGCCCATGGGCGGCGGCAAGGGCGGATCGGACTTCGATCCGAAAGGCAAGAGCGACAACGAAGTGATGCGTTTCTGCCAGAGCTTCATGACCGAATTGCAACGCCACATCGGCCCCGACACAGACGTGCCGGCGGGCGACATCGGCGTGGGCGGCCGTGAAATCGGCTTCCTCTTCGGGCAGTACAAGCGGCTGCGCAACGAATTCACCGGCGTCCTCACCGGCAAGGGCTTGAACTGGGGCGGCTCGTTGATTCGTCCGGAAGCCACCGGCTACGGCTGCGTGTACTTTGCGGAAGAAATGTTGAAGACCGTGAAGCAGACGCTCGAAGGCAAGGTTTGCCTGGTCAGCGGCAGCGGCAACGTGTCGCAATACACCATTGAGAAGCTGCTCGATCTCGGCGCGAAGCCGATCGCTTGCAGTGATTCGAACGGCATCATTCACGATCCGGCCGGCATCGATCGCGAAAAACTGGCGTACATCCTCGACCTGAAGAACACCAAGCGCGGCCGCATCAGCGACTACGCCGAGAAGTTCAAGACGGCGAAGTACATCCCGGTCGATCCGAAGCTCGATCACAACCCGCTGTGGGACATCAAGGCCGATTGCGCATTCCCGAGCGCCACGCAGAATGAGATCAACGCGAAGGACGCGAAGAACCTCATTAAGAATGGCTGCAAGGTCGTCAGCGAAGGCGCCAACATGCCGAGCACGCTCGAAGCCACGAACCTGTTCCTCGAAGCGGGCGTACTGTACGGACCGGCAAAGGCTGCGAATGCGGGCGGCGTTGCCACCTCAGGCCTCGAGATGGCGCAGAACAGCGCGCGCTTGGCCTGGACGCGCGAAGAAGTTGACCATCGCCTCCACAACATCATGATCGCCATCCACAAGAACTGCTTCGAGACTGCCGAGAAGTACGGCAAGCCGGGCAATCTGGTGGTCGGCGCCAACATCGGCGGCTTCCTGAAGATTGCCGACTCGATGCTGGATCAAGGCTTGGTGTAG
- a CDS encoding nuclear transport factor 2 family protein, which produces MSQFRVRFRPTTFLHLSYRLPDMLFPRTTSNCLRAGQTLPSFFAIISIAFMLVFPSAGQQTSTRGSEQDRNAILQLDDEYQAAVKKNDAATMARHLSDDYMLVSSSGKTYFKPDMLAEAKSGTVVYEIQDDTDRTVRFYGDTAVLTGKLHEKGTQDGKPFDVWVVFSDVYMRRAGGWIYVFAQAARLPAGNP; this is translated from the coding sequence ATGTCTCAATTTCGCGTCCGGTTCCGTCCAACGACATTTCTCCATCTGTCGTATCGTCTTCCGGACATGCTCTTTCCCCGTACAACCTCGAACTGTTTGAGGGCAGGCCAAACGCTGCCCTCATTTTTCGCCATCATTTCCATTGCTTTCATGCTGGTTTTCCCAAGCGCAGGCCAACAGACGAGCACCCGGGGCTCCGAACAAGACCGCAACGCCATCCTGCAACTCGATGATGAATACCAGGCCGCAGTAAAGAAGAACGACGCCGCGACCATGGCGCGCCATCTCTCCGACGACTACATGCTCGTCTCAAGTTCCGGCAAAACCTACTTCAAGCCCGATATGCTCGCCGAAGCGAAATCCGGCACGGTCGTCTACGAGATTCAGGACGACACCGACCGCACCGTTCGTTTTTATGGCGACACCGCCGTCCTCACCGGCAAACTACACGAGAAAGGCACGCAGGATGGCAAGCCATTCGACGTTTGGGTGGTGTTCAGCGACGTCTACATGCGTCGCGCCGGCGGCTGGATCTACGTCTTCGCCCAGGCAGCCCGCCTGCCTGCTGGTAATCCGTAA
- a CDS encoding PKD domain-containing protein, with amino-acid sequence MNSSYLRQCQIAVLVVAGMACAVSASAQSLANKAVSISVNAGDGSYQLAGVDGKPVLSARVGAEVDHKWLRSSEYGGCKAAESKFNDDLGAGKQIAVTCAGTASKPELTYVLQAYDQAPYGTVQVKLRNTTGKKLSVQAIRSVEAIGESRIELGANAAADRVLSDSFSEDWPDLKIYDLAQAPEGLHRGVGSQLIYNRESKQGLFLGALTSEKFLTILRLKTDGAKIGSYEVDATGTTEIQRALHLEDSPAEDVVELSLPLAAGETMTSDRLMLAIGGDYHAQLLAYGDAIRRLHHARVNGETPVGWWSWTAYYGAINQGEVLANADWLSQNLASLGYTFFQVDEGYQYARGEFTTTNATQFPDGMRVVGHHIVGDGLVFGLWTAPFEITTRSWVFQNHKDWLVKNAKGQPIPIGDVWGQHVDTLYAIDTTNPGAQEYLRQTYKTIVREWGVRFIKLDFMDTTAIEGYYYKPNTTALEAQRIGLQIIRDTVGDEVILDKDGSPMLNPVGLVDSGRVSADTGHNFERTKAAEPGIAARFYMHRNFFINDPDAYNVTDSYLMEEHEQKPPVTLAGAQASIALSAISGGNYEIGDDMLLLGREKDRLALASNIDLINMIRIGRAATPVDLLTYASEDEQPSVFFLREDQRQAVLVVFNWTKSSRTHQFQLADLGLPASGKFEATDVLNGNAAVALGNGALRIADQSGESVRVIKIVDSSVQPSAPVLKTSVPETAKAGETIHCSVQADLEHTPATTYRWDFGDGTHASGKTATHAYPTAGEYSIQLVAEGLDGVPANQTFTVKVTGNLPVMPQLKDNRRFVEPTERK; translated from the coding sequence ATGAACTCTTCCTATTTGCGACAGTGTCAGATCGCAGTGCTGGTGGTGGCGGGAATGGCGTGTGCCGTTTCGGCATCCGCACAGTCGCTTGCTAACAAAGCCGTATCCATCTCGGTGAATGCCGGCGACGGCTCGTATCAATTGGCGGGCGTCGATGGGAAACCGGTGCTGTCGGCGCGGGTAGGAGCGGAGGTCGATCACAAGTGGCTGCGGTCGTCGGAGTATGGCGGTTGCAAGGCTGCTGAGTCGAAGTTCAACGATGACCTTGGCGCAGGCAAGCAGATCGCGGTTACATGCGCGGGAACAGCGAGCAAGCCGGAACTCACATACGTGTTGCAAGCCTACGATCAGGCCCCGTATGGAACGGTGCAGGTGAAGCTTCGCAACACCACGGGGAAGAAGCTTTCGGTGCAGGCAATTCGCAGCGTCGAAGCAATCGGAGAATCGCGCATCGAATTGGGCGCGAACGCTGCGGCGGATCGCGTGCTCTCCGACAGCTTCAGCGAAGACTGGCCGGACCTGAAGATCTACGATCTCGCGCAAGCGCCGGAGGGCCTGCATCGTGGCGTGGGCAGCCAGCTTATTTATAACCGCGAGAGCAAGCAGGGCCTGTTCCTCGGGGCACTGACCTCCGAAAAATTTCTTACCATCCTGCGCTTGAAGACCGACGGCGCAAAGATCGGGTCGTACGAAGTGGATGCCACAGGAACGACAGAAATCCAGCGGGCGCTCCACTTGGAGGACTCACCGGCGGAGGACGTCGTCGAGCTGAGCCTGCCGCTGGCTGCGGGAGAGACGATGACCTCCGATCGCCTGATGCTTGCGATTGGCGGTGACTATCACGCGCAGCTGCTGGCGTACGGCGATGCCATACGTCGCCTGCATCATGCGCGGGTAAACGGCGAGACTCCCGTGGGCTGGTGGAGTTGGACTGCCTACTATGGCGCCATCAACCAGGGAGAAGTGCTTGCCAATGCCGACTGGCTCTCGCAGAACCTCGCGTCGCTCGGGTACACCTTCTTCCAGGTGGATGAAGGCTACCAATACGCGCGCGGCGAATTCACGACCACGAACGCCACGCAATTTCCCGATGGCATGCGCGTGGTGGGACATCACATCGTTGGCGATGGACTGGTCTTCGGCTTGTGGACAGCGCCCTTCGAGATCACTACACGCTCGTGGGTCTTCCAGAACCACAAAGATTGGCTGGTGAAGAATGCGAAGGGCCAGCCAATCCCGATCGGCGACGTGTGGGGCCAGCACGTGGACACGCTTTACGCGATTGATACGACCAACCCCGGAGCGCAGGAATATCTGCGCCAGACGTATAAGACGATTGTGCGCGAGTGGGGCGTTCGTTTCATCAAGCTCGACTTCATGGACACCACCGCCATCGAAGGCTACTACTACAAACCGAACACCACCGCCCTTGAGGCGCAGCGCATCGGCCTGCAGATCATTCGCGACACTGTGGGTGACGAGGTCATCCTCGACAAAGACGGTAGCCCGATGTTGAACCCTGTCGGTCTGGTAGATTCCGGCCGCGTCTCCGCCGATACTGGTCACAACTTCGAGCGCACGAAAGCCGCGGAGCCTGGCATTGCCGCGCGCTTCTACATGCATCGGAACTTTTTCATCAACGATCCCGATGCGTACAACGTGACCGACAGCTATCTCATGGAGGAGCACGAGCAGAAGCCGCCCGTCACGCTCGCGGGAGCGCAGGCGTCGATTGCACTTTCGGCGATTTCCGGCGGGAACTACGAGATTGGCGATGACATGCTGTTGCTCGGTCGCGAGAAAGATCGCCTGGCGTTGGCGTCGAATATCGATCTGATCAACATGATCCGGATCGGCCGCGCTGCGACTCCTGTGGACTTGCTGACTTACGCATCCGAAGACGAACAGCCCAGCGTGTTCTTCCTCCGCGAAGATCAACGCCAGGCCGTGCTCGTAGTTTTCAACTGGACGAAGTCATCGCGGACACACCAGTTCCAACTTGCGGATCTAGGGCTTCCGGCATCAGGAAAATTTGAAGCGACGGATGTGCTGAACGGAAATGCTGCCGTCGCGCTCGGAAACGGTGCCTTGCGAATTGCCGACCAGTCGGGCGAATCGGTGAGAGTGATCAAGATCGTGGATTCGAGCGTTCAGCCCTCGGCGCCAGTGCTGAAGACCAGCGTGCCGGAGACGGCAAAGGCCGGCGAGACGATCCATTGCAGCGTGCAAGCCGATCTCGAACATACTCCGGCGACCACCTATCGCTGGGATTTCGGCGATGGCACCCACGCTTCGGGGAAAACCGCTACGCACGCGTATCCAACGGCGGGAGAGTACAGCATCCAACTTGTGGCGGAGGGACTCGACGGCGTACCGGCGAACCAGACGTTCACGGTCAAGGTCACTGGCAATCTGCCCGTGATGCCGCAACTGAAAGACAACCGTCGCTTCGTGGAGCCCACCGAACGAAAGTAG